A region from the Gemmatimonadota bacterium genome encodes:
- a CDS encoding HRDC domain-containing protein yields the protein MPAVERATSHEGRQGLGHAQSRTLWVEDEEGGKKLVEALDSSARLAVDTEAAGFHRYSDRICLLQLSTESDTFVIDTLAFNPGSILAPALADPDRTVLLHGSDYDLRLLDRDLGLRVRSIVDTQVAAALSGEQQTGLSALLERHLGISLSKKYQRADWAQRPLSTEQLAYAAADTRSLGDLWDLLRERLVELGRLHWVEEEFELLEQIGWAGDEEPLDPVTRFTGARKLDLPTLEGLRAAWGWRDALARERDRAPFRIAEDRVLAEVATGRIDSTEELAGLRGISKTVARGPGAELLERVRSARATPVAEIAPYPRRSGGRADRPTREVEERFERLKAARNQRADELGLDRGLLVPNAALMEIARGAPGTMGELKALPSVKRWQVEAAGDSLLEAARNTKRPR from the coding sequence GTGCCGGCCGTTGAGCGCGCGACGAGTCACGAAGGGAGGCAGGGCCTGGGGCACGCGCAGTCGAGGACCCTCTGGGTCGAGGACGAGGAGGGCGGGAAGAAGCTGGTGGAGGCCCTCGACTCGTCTGCACGGCTCGCCGTCGATACGGAAGCCGCGGGTTTCCATCGCTACTCCGACCGCATCTGCCTGCTCCAGCTCTCGACCGAGTCGGACACCTTCGTCATCGACACGCTGGCGTTCAATCCCGGGTCGATCCTGGCGCCGGCCTTGGCCGACCCCGATCGCACCGTCCTGCTCCATGGCTCCGACTACGACCTGCGACTCCTGGACCGGGATCTGGGTCTACGTGTCCGCTCCATCGTCGATACGCAGGTCGCTGCCGCGCTTTCTGGAGAGCAACAGACCGGCCTCTCGGCGCTCCTCGAACGCCACCTCGGCATCTCGCTCTCCAAGAAGTATCAACGCGCTGATTGGGCCCAGCGGCCCCTCTCCACCGAACAACTCGCCTATGCGGCCGCCGATACGCGCAGCCTGGGCGACTTGTGGGACCTCCTCCGTGAGCGCCTGGTCGAGCTGGGCCGGCTGCACTGGGTGGAAGAGGAGTTCGAACTGTTGGAGCAGATCGGCTGGGCGGGCGACGAGGAGCCGCTCGACCCCGTGACCCGATTCACCGGGGCACGCAAACTCGATCTCCCCACGCTGGAAGGCCTGCGCGCGGCCTGGGGCTGGCGTGACGCCCTGGCGCGCGAACGGGACCGCGCTCCCTTCCGGATCGCGGAAGACCGCGTGCTCGCCGAGGTGGCGACGGGTCGGATCGACTCCACCGAGGAACTGGCGGGGCTGCGCGGCATCTCCAAGACCGTGGCCCGCGGGCCCGGTGCGGAGTTGCTGGAGCGGGTGCGCTCCGCCCGTGCGACACCCGTCGCGGAGATCGCCCCCTATCCACGCAGGAGCGGGGGCCGGGCCGATCGCCCCACCCGCGAAGTGGAAGAGCGCTTCGAGCGACTCAAGGCCGCCCGTAACCAGCGGGCCGATGAACTGGGTCTGGATCGGGGACTGCTGGTACCCAACGCGGCGCTGATGGAGATCGCGCGGGGCGCGCCCGGTACCATGGGTGAGTTGAAGGCCCTTCCCTCCGTCAAACGCTGGCAGGTGGAAGCGGCCGGAGATTCACTGTTGGAGGCAGCCCGAAACACGAAGCGCCCCCGCTGA
- a CDS encoding glucose-6-phosphate isomerase (catalyzes the formation of D-fructose 6-phosphate from D-glucose 6-phosphate), with protein MNDLTGWSLDYANALADALGGRGPTPQNLQSSLRQEVEQAQGVVASGEREGRLGFMELPGRQDLVAAVQGLADGFGQWFETVVVIGIGGSALGAWAMRDALLGPYWNERSAEARDYFPRLYFLDNPDPAVVSDLLAVIEPTRTLFNVVSKSGSTAETMALYLVMRRILDQAVGADAARGHFVFTTDPERGPLRELAQREGIPTLAVPGNVGGRFSVLSPVGLFPAALTGIDLRALMAGAAAMDQRCRSPELEDNPAALLAALLHAWDVEHGTPIHVLMPYSSRLRSFALWFQQLWAESLGKEKGGEGIGPTPLPAVGATDQHAQVQLFMEGPRDKCVVFLAVRDFAETLTIPDVHTDVEAARYLSGHSVATLLDTERRATTEALRQRGRPSLTLTIPALDTASLGGLFQLFEHATVLAGALYGVDPLDQPGVELGKRLTYGLLGRAGHEIDPLPPERTAHTWQG; from the coding sequence ATGAACGACTTGACGGGTTGGAGCCTCGACTACGCCAATGCCCTCGCCGACGCCCTGGGGGGGCGCGGCCCGACCCCCCAGAACCTGCAGTCCTCCCTGCGGCAGGAGGTGGAGCAGGCGCAGGGCGTCGTTGCCTCCGGCGAGCGGGAAGGCCGACTGGGTTTCATGGAGCTGCCGGGTCGACAGGACCTCGTGGCGGCGGTCCAGGGACTGGCCGACGGGTTCGGGCAGTGGTTCGAGACGGTGGTCGTCATCGGCATCGGTGGCTCCGCCCTGGGGGCCTGGGCCATGCGCGACGCGCTCCTGGGGCCCTACTGGAACGAGCGTAGCGCCGAGGCACGGGACTATTTTCCCCGCTTGTACTTCCTCGACAACCCGGATCCCGCCGTGGTCTCGGATCTGCTGGCGGTGATCGAGCCCACGCGGACGTTGTTCAACGTCGTGAGCAAGTCGGGCTCCACCGCCGAGACCATGGCGCTTTATCTGGTGATGCGTCGGATCCTGGATCAAGCCGTGGGCGCCGACGCGGCGCGCGGCCATTTCGTGTTCACCACCGATCCAGAGCGAGGTCCCTTGCGCGAGCTGGCGCAGCGAGAGGGAATCCCCACGCTGGCGGTGCCGGGCAATGTGGGAGGTCGTTTCTCGGTGCTTTCCCCCGTGGGCCTTTTTCCTGCTGCGCTCACCGGGATCGATTTGCGGGCGCTGATGGCCGGCGCCGCTGCCATGGACCAACGGTGTCGGAGTCCCGAGCTGGAGGACAATCCGGCCGCCCTGCTGGCGGCGCTCCTGCACGCGTGGGACGTCGAGCACGGGACACCCATCCATGTGTTGATGCCGTACTCGAGCCGCCTTCGTTCGTTCGCGCTTTGGTTCCAGCAGTTGTGGGCGGAGTCCCTGGGCAAGGAGAAGGGAGGGGAGGGGATCGGGCCCACGCCGCTCCCCGCCGTGGGGGCGACCGATCAGCATGCGCAGGTGCAGCTTTTCATGGAGGGTCCGCGCGACAAGTGTGTCGTGTTCCTGGCCGTGCGCGATTTCGCCGAGACGCTGACGATCCCCGACGTACACACGGACGTGGAGGCTGCGCGTTATCTGTCGGGGCATTCGGTGGCCACCTTGTTGGACACCGAGCGCCGCGCGACGACGGAGGCCCTGCGGCAGCGCGGACGGCCTTCGCTGACGCTGACCATCCCGGCCCTGGACACCGCCTCGCTCGGTGGGCTGTTCCAGCTGTTCGAGCATGCCACGGTCCTGGCGGGAGCGCTCTATGGTGTCGATCCCCTCGATCAGCCCGGCGTCGAGTTGGGGAAGCGACTCACGTACGGCCTGCTGGGCCGGGCCGGACACGAGATCGATCCCCTTCCGCCGGAGCGGACCGCACACACCTGGCAGGGGTAG
- a CDS encoding YtxH domain-containing protein: protein MSERGESPYIIVEKGGSGFGSFVLGALLGAGVALLLAPRSGEETQAELKAQARKWKGIAEERVRDASRALGQRVDDAREELHSRVDDVRGAIDSGRQAARDARGDLERRLEQTKAAYRAGIDAARTAAREVPGDADSES, encoded by the coding sequence ATGAGCGAGCGCGGGGAATCTCCCTATATCATCGTCGAGAAGGGTGGCAGCGGATTCGGGTCGTTCGTACTCGGAGCGCTGCTCGGCGCCGGCGTGGCCCTCCTCCTGGCTCCGCGCTCGGGAGAGGAGACGCAGGCCGAGTTGAAGGCCCAGGCCCGTAAATGGAAGGGCATCGCCGAGGAACGCGTGCGCGATGCGAGTCGAGCCCTCGGACAGCGCGTCGACGACGCACGCGAGGAACTCCATTCACGGGTGGACGACGTGCGCGGGGCGATCGACTCCGGACGGCAGGCCGCGCGCGACGCGCGCGGCGACCTCGAACGTCGCCTCGAGCAGACCAAGGCGGCGTACCGTGCGGGGATTGACGCCGCACGCACCGCCGCCCGCGAAGTCCCGGGGGACGCCGACAGCGAGTCGTGA
- a CDS encoding YihY/virulence factor BrkB family protein, which translates to MTRAARGWRFIRDLIGKAYRDDIFFMAGAITFNLVIAIVPILLLAAGVTGWVLRARFVDPGAGAVGLVLRLLPRGAVDPDLVAALEDTVGGVVDRSAGLSLAGALVLVWISTRLVGTLRSVLRRVFDQRVDRSLVAGKWFDFRMVLVGASFIILGLGLARGTSQLIGLLSERAGLAPSRWVNEGAGAALELLFMWILLLVIYRVVPLGRLPRRTTLTAATITAVSLTVLKEAFAWYIRNVADFSSTYGNLATLAVLFFYLYYASVAFVLGGEASVVLNGLGPLAAERILNGEQEAAVSGEASPAGRPLVERVPQ; encoded by the coding sequence GTGACCCGCGCGGCCCGCGGGTGGCGCTTCATCCGCGACCTCATCGGCAAGGCGTACCGCGACGACATCTTCTTCATGGCGGGCGCGATCACCTTCAATCTGGTGATCGCCATTGTGCCGATCCTCCTGCTCGCCGCCGGCGTGACCGGCTGGGTGCTGCGGGCCCGCTTCGTCGATCCGGGCGCGGGAGCCGTGGGGTTGGTTCTACGACTCCTGCCCCGCGGCGCGGTGGACCCCGACCTGGTGGCGGCACTCGAGGATACGGTGGGCGGGGTGGTCGACCGCAGCGCCGGCCTGTCCCTCGCGGGTGCCCTCGTTCTCGTCTGGATCTCCACGCGGCTGGTCGGGACGCTGCGCTCGGTCCTGAGGCGGGTCTTCGATCAGAGAGTCGACCGGTCGTTGGTGGCGGGGAAATGGTTCGATTTCCGCATGGTGCTGGTCGGGGCCTCCTTCATCATCCTGGGGCTCGGCCTGGCCCGCGGTACGTCGCAGCTGATCGGCCTGCTTTCCGAGCGAGCGGGGCTCGCTCCGAGCCGCTGGGTGAACGAGGGTGCCGGAGCTGCGCTGGAGCTCCTGTTCATGTGGATCCTGCTGCTGGTGATCTATCGGGTGGTCCCCCTGGGCCGACTTCCTCGGCGGACGACCCTGACCGCGGCCACGATCACGGCGGTGAGCCTGACGGTGCTGAAAGAGGCGTTCGCCTGGTACATCCGGAACGTGGCGGACTTTTCCAGCACCTACGGGAACCTGGCGACCCTGGCGGTGCTCTTCTTCTACTTGTACTACGCGTCCGTGGCTTTCGTGCTGGGCGGCGAGGCGTCGGTGGTCCTCAACGGCCTGGGACCCCTCGCCGCGGAACGCATCTTGAACGGGGAACAGGAAGCCGCCGTTTCAGGGGAGGCTTCCCCGGCGGGTCGCCCCCTCGTTGAGCGGGTGCCACAATAG
- the pyk gene encoding pyruvate kinase, whose product MSLRTKIVCTLGPASRSPEAVRALVAAGLDVARINMSHGTHEEHAALVDVIRTAAAEAGRPVGILADLQGPRIRVGHLAQPVDLVEGSSVVFAPEGDAGPGDLPTTYAPLATEVRAGDLLLLDDGLLELRCLRVEGSRAEFEVLRGGPLKSHKGMNLPGVALGAPSLTEKDLADLEFALQHNVEFVGLSFVRSAEDVIRLKELVAERALVVAKIEMAIALGDLEAILAATDAVMVARGDLGVELPFEQVPLAQKRIVQAANLFGRPVITATQMLESMIEHPRPTRAEASDVANAILDGTDAVMLSGETAVGAYPVGAVRAMVRIATEVERAGAERLALRLGALGSDVQRHGASLREHAIASATAEAARRLKAPAIVVITRSGFSARLVSSYRVPVPIFGVCTDPLRYRELSLVWGVVPVLADPEEVSYEALTEIGRRAVIDSGVGQPGQSIVVTSGFPFHRTGSTNTLRIESL is encoded by the coding sequence ATGTCGCTCCGCACGAAGATCGTCTGTACGCTCGGTCCCGCCTCCCGAAGCCCCGAGGCCGTGCGGGCGCTGGTGGCGGCCGGTCTGGATGTCGCCCGGATCAACATGTCTCATGGCACGCACGAGGAGCATGCCGCCCTGGTGGACGTGATCCGGACCGCGGCCGCCGAGGCGGGACGGCCCGTCGGGATCCTGGCCGACCTCCAGGGGCCCCGCATCCGGGTAGGGCACCTCGCCCAGCCCGTGGATCTCGTCGAGGGATCGAGCGTGGTCTTCGCGCCTGAGGGCGATGCCGGCCCCGGCGACCTCCCCACCACCTATGCACCACTGGCCACGGAGGTGCGGGCGGGCGATCTCCTGCTCCTGGACGACGGACTCCTCGAGCTCCGCTGCCTGCGGGTGGAGGGGTCCCGGGCCGAGTTCGAGGTGCTGCGGGGCGGACCGCTGAAGAGCCACAAGGGCATGAACCTCCCCGGGGTGGCCCTGGGGGCTCCCTCGCTGACCGAGAAAGACCTCGCGGATCTCGAATTCGCCCTCCAGCACAACGTGGAATTCGTCGGGCTCTCGTTCGTACGCAGCGCCGAAGACGTGATCCGACTCAAAGAGCTCGTGGCCGAACGGGCGCTCGTGGTCGCCAAGATCGAAATGGCGATCGCGCTGGGGGACCTCGAGGCCATCCTGGCGGCGACCGACGCCGTGATGGTGGCGCGTGGCGACCTGGGCGTAGAGCTCCCGTTCGAGCAGGTACCGCTGGCCCAGAAGCGGATCGTACAGGCCGCCAACCTGTTTGGCCGGCCGGTCATCACCGCCACGCAGATGCTCGAATCCATGATCGAGCACCCGCGACCGACCCGGGCGGAAGCCTCCGATGTCGCCAACGCGATCCTCGACGGAACCGACGCTGTCATGTTGTCCGGAGAGACGGCGGTCGGTGCCTACCCGGTGGGCGCGGTCCGAGCGATGGTGCGCATCGCCACCGAAGTGGAGAGGGCCGGTGCCGAGCGCCTGGCGCTTCGTCTGGGCGCGCTGGGGTCGGACGTCCAGCGCCACGGTGCCTCGTTGCGCGAACATGCGATCGCCTCCGCCACGGCGGAAGCGGCGCGCCGCCTCAAAGCCCCGGCCATCGTCGTAATCACGCGCAGCGGGTTCAGCGCCCGCCTCGTGTCGTCCTATCGCGTGCCCGTGCCGATCTTCGGCGTGTGCACGGATCCGCTTCGCTACCGCGAGCTATCGCTGGTATGGGGTGTGGTGCCGGTCCTGGCAGACCCCGAGGAGGTGAGCTACGAAGCCCTGACGGAAATCGGGCGCCGGGCCGTGATCGACTCGGGCGTGGGTCAGCCCGGCCAGTCGATCGTCGTCACGTCGGGGTTCCCGTTCCATCGAACCGGCTCGACCAACACGCTGCGGATCGAGTCGCTGTGA
- a CDS encoding N-acetylmuramoyl-L-alanine amidase, translating to MKRLALLLGLAAWGQPGVGVAQAPDVWIRLGGRESEAVAVDDRRGFAAFDATELAHFGWPVERHRDTVSIGVNGGRIRLAVGTPYFRWDDDLLQFTDAPYVERGQVLVPVQLLVDFFPDRVPGFGFDPATRTLFETQVALRPPPPPVQTRASRVVVIDPGHGGRDPGAIGSGGVREKDVALGIARALAQELARDSTIEVHLTRDRDVRVPLWRRGEMATLVKGDRPGIFLSIHANALPASRATRGFEIYYLSEARTDDERRVAAIENAADQTVLSGPAPDELGQILGELRNLDYQHWSAHLAEVLGEDLEQVHPGRNRGVKQGPFAVITNALMPAVLIEVGYLTHAGEERLLGRPEFQESAAGALATAVQRFFEQYPTGSAALNAPVGR from the coding sequence ATGAAGCGGCTGGCACTTCTGCTCGGACTCGCCGCCTGGGGACAGCCCGGTGTTGGAGTCGCGCAGGCCCCCGACGTGTGGATCCGGCTGGGAGGTCGGGAGTCGGAGGCCGTGGCGGTCGACGACCGCCGTGGCTTCGCCGCCTTCGACGCGACCGAGCTGGCCCACTTCGGCTGGCCGGTCGAGCGCCATCGGGATACCGTCTCCATCGGCGTGAACGGGGGGCGGATCCGCCTTGCCGTGGGCACGCCCTACTTCCGCTGGGACGACGACCTACTGCAGTTCACGGATGCGCCCTACGTGGAGCGCGGTCAGGTTCTGGTGCCCGTCCAGTTGCTCGTCGACTTCTTCCCCGATCGCGTGCCGGGGTTCGGGTTCGATCCGGCAACGCGCACCCTGTTTGAAACGCAGGTGGCCCTGAGGCCGCCGCCGCCACCCGTGCAGACGCGCGCGTCGAGAGTGGTGGTGATCGACCCGGGCCACGGGGGGCGAGACCCCGGTGCGATCGGCAGTGGTGGCGTGCGGGAGAAGGACGTGGCGCTCGGCATCGCGCGAGCGCTCGCCCAGGAGCTGGCCCGTGACTCGACGATCGAGGTCCATCTGACCCGCGACCGGGACGTGCGGGTCCCGCTTTGGCGCCGCGGCGAAATGGCGACGCTCGTGAAGGGTGATCGACCCGGCATCTTCCTGAGCATCCACGCGAACGCGCTGCCCGCGTCCCGGGCCACGCGGGGCTTCGAGATCTACTACCTCTCCGAGGCTCGCACCGACGACGAGCGCCGCGTGGCGGCCATCGAAAACGCTGCGGATCAGACCGTCCTGTCGGGACCAGCGCCCGACGAGCTGGGGCAGATCCTCGGAGAACTGCGCAACCTCGACTACCAACACTGGTCAGCCCACCTCGCCGAGGTCCTGGGCGAGGACCTGGAGCAGGTGCATCCCGGACGCAACCGCGGGGTCAAGCAGGGCCCATTCGCTGTGATCACGAACGCGCTGATGCCGGCCGTCCTGATCGAGGTGGGCTACCTGACGCATGCGGGGGAAGAGCGGCTCCTGGGCCGGCCCGAGTTCCAGGAGAGCGCGGCCGGTGCGCTCGCCACGGCGGTTCAGCGCTTCTTCGAGCAGTATCCGACCGGGTCGGCAGCGCTGAACGCCCCGGTGGGGCGATGA
- the smpB gene encoding SsrA-binding protein SmpB, whose product MSNEGAVQVVARNKKARHEYQILDEWEAGIVLTGPEVKSLRQGKVAFQDAFARVQDGEVWLHSLHISPYEEANRWNLDPVRPRKLLLHRQEIRKLVGRVEEKGLTLVPLDIHFRRGRAKVALGLGRGKKLHDKRDSIRERMQERDAARALGRRG is encoded by the coding sequence GTGAGCAATGAAGGGGCGGTCCAGGTCGTGGCCCGCAACAAGAAAGCCCGCCACGAGTATCAGATTCTCGATGAGTGGGAGGCGGGGATCGTGCTGACGGGTCCCGAGGTCAAGTCGCTCCGTCAGGGCAAGGTGGCGTTTCAGGACGCGTTCGCGCGCGTCCAGGACGGGGAGGTGTGGCTGCACAGCCTGCACATCAGCCCCTACGAGGAAGCGAACCGCTGGAACCTCGACCCGGTACGCCCCCGCAAGCTGCTGTTGCACCGCCAAGAGATCCGCAAGCTGGTGGGGCGGGTCGAGGAGAAGGGGCTGACCCTGGTCCCCCTGGATATCCACTTCCGCAGAGGCCGGGCCAAGGTCGCTCTGGGCCTCGGCCGCGGGAAGAAGTTGCACGACAAGCGCGACAGCATCCGGGAGCGCATGCAGGAGCGCGATGCCGCCCGGGCGCTGGGGCGGCGCGGATGA
- a CDS encoding L,D-transpeptidase — protein sequence MRRLSRWGATTVVAAAWASAVPVGAQLLDGDDGTLYRTRAVEHGLELDQPLLDHAGPYIVVHLAENRVLLMEGGRIIWSAPAGTGTGFRLSGQGKRWQFTTPKGLFRVRRMEKDPVWEAPDWYYVEKGIRIPPQDHPSRRIPGVMGTTALYLGDGLAIHGTNSPGLLLNPDPERRRVSHGCIRLTNEAARDLYHRVEVGTPVLIY from the coding sequence ATGAGGCGCCTTTCCCGGTGGGGCGCGACCACAGTGGTCGCCGCCGCCTGGGCTTCGGCCGTGCCGGTCGGTGCCCAGCTCCTCGACGGCGACGACGGGACCCTCTACCGCACCCGGGCGGTGGAGCACGGTCTCGAGCTCGATCAGCCCCTGCTGGATCATGCGGGTCCCTACATCGTGGTCCATCTCGCCGAGAACCGGGTCCTTCTGATGGAGGGGGGTCGGATCATCTGGTCGGCGCCGGCCGGAACCGGGACGGGGTTTCGGCTGTCGGGCCAGGGGAAGCGTTGGCAGTTCACAACCCCCAAGGGTCTCTTTCGTGTTCGCCGAATGGAGAAGGACCCCGTTTGGGAGGCACCGGACTGGTACTACGTCGAGAAAGGGATCCGCATCCCTCCGCAGGACCACCCCTCCCGACGGATTCCCGGCGTGATGGGGACCACGGCACTCTACCTCGGAGACGGGCTGGCCATCCACGGAACCAACTCGCCCGGTCTTCTCCTCAATCCCGACCCGGAGCGCCGGAGGGTCTCGCACGGATGCATTCGCCTCACGAACGAAGCGGCGCGGGACCTCTACCACCGGGTCGAGGTCGGCACGCCGGTCCTCATCTACTGA
- a CDS encoding MBL fold metallo-hydrolase, whose amino-acid sequence MKLTFLGTGTSFGVPVVGCACETCRSEDARDRRTRHGALVEWGSKRLLIDTPPELRMQLLAADVNDVDAVWFTHAHADHIHGIDDLRAFSFRGGRDVPAYVPQGTAGYFHARFPYIFDAAVQVAEGTSKPHVRLVEVDPEGRLDVLGRIVEPLPVPHGAFTVYGLRVGALGYITDGKALPPLVVERLRGVKVLVLNALWFGRPHPTHFNIEEAVAAAQSIGAERTFLTHLTHRVRHGELEESLPPGIAPAYDGLTVEIPE is encoded by the coding sequence GTGAAGTTGACCTTCCTGGGCACCGGCACGTCGTTCGGCGTCCCAGTGGTGGGCTGTGCCTGTGAGACCTGCCGGTCCGAGGACGCGCGCGACCGGCGCACCCGGCACGGTGCTCTGGTGGAGTGGGGAAGCAAGCGACTGCTCATCGACACCCCACCCGAGTTGCGGATGCAGCTTCTCGCCGCGGACGTGAACGACGTCGACGCCGTGTGGTTCACGCATGCGCACGCGGACCACATACACGGCATCGACGATCTGCGGGCGTTCTCGTTCCGGGGTGGCCGGGACGTGCCCGCCTACGTGCCGCAGGGCACCGCCGGGTACTTCCACGCGCGCTTCCCCTACATCTTCGACGCGGCGGTGCAGGTCGCGGAAGGCACGTCCAAACCTCATGTACGGTTGGTCGAGGTCGATCCCGAAGGTCGCCTCGACGTTCTCGGTCGCATCGTCGAGCCGCTGCCGGTTCCCCACGGCGCCTTCACCGTGTATGGACTGCGCGTCGGCGCGCTGGGGTACATCACGGACGGAAAGGCGCTGCCCCCGCTGGTGGTCGAGCGCCTGCGCGGCGTCAAGGTGCTGGTCCTGAACGCGCTCTGGTTCGGACGCCCGCACCCCACACACTTCAACATCGAGGAAGCCGTGGCGGCCGCCCAGAGCATCGGTGCCGAGCGGACGTTCCTGACACATCTGACGCATCGGGTACGGCATGGCGAGCTCGAGGAGTCGTTGCCTCCCGGGATCGCTCCGGCCTACGACGGTTTGACGGTGGAGATCCCGGAATGA